TTCGTAGTAGCCGTTAGGATTGTCCAAATCCGCCGCGCGCAAGCCATCGCACAGTGGTGGCACTCCGCCGGCTTCGAGCATCTTCATCATCATCGAAGTGCCGGAACGTGGCAGGCCCGTGACGATGATCGTCTGATTTTTGTTGATGGCTGTCATGATTCTGAGTTGCTGGTTGCGGAGACATTGTTGACCGCGGAAGACGCCGAGGATCGCAGAGAGTTTTCGCGGGTCCGTTTCTTCACTCTGCGGGCCTCGGCGTTCTCTGCGGTTAGTCTGACTTCACCTTCACGCTGTGGCTTTCTGCTCGTTCGCACCGTCGATCAGTTGCCGAAGCTGGTTCTCAGTCAGTGCTCCGGTGCGGCGCCCGACTTCCTTGCCGTCTCGGAAAGCCACAAAGGTCGGAACGCCGGAAATCTGGAACTGCGCTGCCGCTTGCGGGTTCTGATCGATATTTAATGACAGCACGTCTGCCGAGTCCTTGTATTCATCGTGCAATCGATCCACCAGCGGCTGCATCATTTTGCAGGGAGGACACCACGATGCCCAAAAATCGACCAGCACAGGCCGCTCGGACTTTAAGACCTGTTCTTCAAATGTTGTGTCAGTCGTTTTCATCAGGCGGCTTCCTTTGCAGGGACGTCCGGTTTCCACGTTTCCAAAACCTTCAGCTCGCCGACTTCCCCGGACCACTTCGTTGTCGGGAACAGTTTGGATTCCTGAGCGTTGATTCGTGCGACCGCTTCCGGCTGCATCAAAGCCTGGAACATGCCTCGAACTTCGTCTTCGAACGTCGATTCTGACGCGAAACCAAAGTTATCTTTCAGCTTGTCGTGAATCACTTCGTACGGATGTTCTTCGGCTTCGACTCGCGGGTTTTCGATCCGTTGCACTTCTGTGTCGAGTCCGAATTCCGCACCGATTTTTGCCACCGTTTGAGCGATTTGTTTTACCGACATCACGTCGGTCACCTGGTTGACGACGTCATACTGACCTGGTTCCGGCGGAGCAGCAATCAAACGCGTGATACACTGCATTGCGTCTTTAAGAGTGATGTATCCTCGAAGCTGATTGCCGCTGCCATAAATCGTTAGCGGCATGCCGATAACGGCCTGAGCGACGAAGCGGTTCACGACTGTGCCCCACCATTCGTCGATGTCCAAACGAGTGGACAAAGACGGATGAGCGGCAAGTTCGTCAGACTGGTTACCGTAGATGACTCCCTGCATCACGTCGTAGCTTCGCAACCACCAGTATTTGCACGCTTCGTAAACGCTGAACGTGCCTTGCACTTTACTGACGTGATAAAAGCTGACAGGGTCGCGGGGTGTGAGTTCTCCACCGAGACTCCATTCTTCCCCCTTGTACTGCAGCACGGCGTCGCCGGGGAAAAGGCCTTCGAACAATGGCCGACCAGTCAAGGGGCTGCCGTATTCGCCCATCGTTCCAAGCTTAATAATCGATGCGTCGGGAGCGTGATCTCGCACGCCGAACAGCAAACCAAGTGTCCCAACAACATTGTTCTGAATCGTGTCGCAGGCTTTGTCGACATCCGCCATGCTGTAAGGGGCACTCGGAATTTCCGCAAACTGCACGATGGATTCCGGCTGCACTTCTTTGATGTAGGCGAACAGCGAATCGCGGTCCATCAAATCCATTTCGCGAAAATCAATCTCCACATCCAGATGTTCGTTGGCCGCTTTGACGCGATCTTCCATCGTTTCAATCGGAATCACCGACTGAGCGCCTCGGTCGTCAACCAGCTTGCGACGCAGCATGTTGTCGATGCCGTAGACCTTGCAACCCAGCTTCGCCAGCTTTAGCGCCAGTGGCCAGCCGAGATACCCGTCCATACCCAAAATCAGAACGCGCATGCCGTCCAGCAGATAACCGTTGTCGGTTTTCTTCCATTCGGTGCAGTGTTCGAACGTGATGGACGTTGGATCAAAGTAGCCGATCTCAGGCCG
This DNA window, taken from Fuerstiella marisgermanici, encodes the following:
- the trxA gene encoding thioredoxin gives rise to the protein MKTTDTTFEEQVLKSERPVLVDFWASWCPPCKMMQPLVDRLHDEYKDSADVLSLNIDQNPQAAAQFQISGVPTFVAFRDGKEVGRRTGALTENQLRQLIDGANEQKATA
- a CDS encoding NAD-dependent epimerase/dehydratase family protein — its product is MSETNCHNANQTCWSCPAVEFKGHVDFRACGQAAFRKAAQGQLVVECKRRPEIGYFDPTSITFEHCTEWKKTDNGYLLDGMRVLILGMDGYLGWPLALKLAKLGCKVYGIDNMLRRKLVDDRGAQSVIPIETMEDRVKAANEHLDVEIDFREMDLMDRDSLFAYIKEVQPESIVQFAEIPSAPYSMADVDKACDTIQNNVVGTLGLLFGVRDHAPDASIIKLGTMGEYGSPLTGRPLFEGLFPGDAVLQYKGEEWSLGGELTPRDPVSFYHVSKVQGTFSVYEACKYWWLRSYDVMQGVIYGNQSDELAAHPSLSTRLDIDEWWGTVVNRFVAQAVIGMPLTIYGSGNQLRGYITLKDAMQCITRLIAAPPEPGQYDVVNQVTDVMSVKQIAQTVAKIGAEFGLDTEVQRIENPRVEAEEHPYEVIHDKLKDNFGFASESTFEDEVRGMFQALMQPEAVARINAQESKLFPTTKWSGEVGELKVLETWKPDVPAKEAA